The following are encoded together in the Scyliorhinus torazame isolate Kashiwa2021f chromosome 6, sScyTor2.1, whole genome shotgun sequence genome:
- the LOC140425485 gene encoding uncharacterized protein: MDRVRRDTMYKPLEKGGRNVPNASLILLATFVSSCIKLCVDPQYANTKCHYILRFYLSPVLRRMGLASLPRNAPSSWTVPYHLSFVEKFLKENTFDHKAMKQWSARNVLEALREKETVEDVGCFPEQTARVIWQNASSPELSNKHQDLAWLVVRRALPVRFFMHTRRLCTNARCPRSGCGGNETVTHLLVECAFAKKVWREMQWYLSRFIPNRSVTQDSVLYGLFPGTHTETNINCCWKVINSVKDALWSARNLLIFQCKELSSTECCRLAHSKVQDYVLRDALKLGAAAAKAQWGKTTV, encoded by the coding sequence atggaccgtgtccgaagggacaccatgtacaaacctctggagaagggagggcggaatgtacccaacgcctccctcatcctgttggccacctttgtgtccagctgcatcaagctgtgcgtggacccccagtatgcaaacaccaagtgtcactacatactgaggttctacctgtccccggtgttacgaaggatgggcctggcctcattgccgcggaacgctccaagtagttggaccgtaccgtaccacctgtcctttgtggaaaagtttttgaaggaaaacacctttgaccacaaggcaatgaagcagtggtcagcacgtaatgtcctcgaggccctcagggaaaaggagactgtggaggacgtgggatgtttccctgagcagactgccagagtcatctggcagaacgcctcatcgccagaactttcaaacaagcaccaagacctagcttggctggtggtgagaagggccctccctgtcagattcttcatgcacacccgaaggctctgcaccaatgcacgctgccctcggagtggctgtgggggaaatgagacggtcacacacctccttgtggaatgtgcctttgcaaagaaggtctggagagagatgcagtggtatttgtcaaggtttatcccaaacagatctgtgacacaggactctgtgctctacggactgtttccagggacacacaccgagacaaatatcaactgctgctggaaggtcatcaactcggtaaaagacgctctttggtctgcccgaaacttgctgatcttccagtgcaaagaattgtcctcgaccgagtgttgcagactggcacattccaaggtccaggactacgtgctgagggacgcactcaagcttggggcagctgccgccaaggcgcaatggggaaagaccactgtgtaa